A window from Neobacillus sp. PS3-40 encodes these proteins:
- a CDS encoding phosphoadenosine phosphosulfate reductase family protein — protein MYGREPVYIAMFSGGAASSYVAYLMVQKHGKENSKLFFTDTLWEHEDNKRFMFEVAEEIGIEIETVRDGRTPEEVFEETRFLGNSRLAKCSSDLKVRQTMLYLEELRSNGFEPVLYFGIGKHEKRRRESLEALYNHFLLPRDGEEQPVKTVFPLYESNISDDEIKKIITVDWKISLPEMYHLGFSHANCGGRCVRGGFNHYKHLYETWPSVYIEQEEMEKRLRKQLGDVTILKRDGKPFTLEEYRKELDTDSEIAKKLVEENDVPCVCHYS, from the coding sequence GTGTACGGGAGAGAACCTGTTTATATAGCAATGTTTAGTGGGGGTGCAGCAAGTTCATATGTTGCATATTTAATGGTACAAAAGCATGGAAAAGAAAATTCAAAGTTATTTTTTACAGATACCCTATGGGAGCATGAAGATAATAAAAGATTTATGTTTGAAGTGGCTGAGGAAATTGGAATTGAAATAGAAACGGTGAGAGACGGAAGAACACCAGAAGAGGTTTTTGAAGAAACTCGTTTTCTTGGAAACTCGAGATTGGCTAAATGTTCTTCAGATTTAAAAGTACGCCAAACAATGTTGTATCTTGAAGAATTACGTAGCAATGGCTTTGAACCAGTTCTATATTTTGGAATTGGAAAACATGAGAAACGTAGAAGAGAGAGTTTAGAAGCACTCTATAATCACTTTTTATTGCCTCGTGATGGAGAAGAACAACCAGTAAAAACGGTGTTCCCTTTGTATGAAAGTAATATTTCAGATGACGAAATAAAGAAAATAATTACAGTGGATTGGAAGATTAGTCTTCCTGAAATGTATCATTTAGGATTCTCCCATGCCAACTGTGGTGGGCGTTGCGTGCGAGGTGGATTTAATCATTACAAACACTTATACGAAACATGGCCAAGTGTTTATATTGAACAGGAAGAAATGGAGAAAAGATTAAGAAAGCAACTAGGTGATGTTACTATACTTAAAAGGGATGGAAAACCTTTTACTTTAGAAGAATATAGGAAAGAATTAGATACAGATTCTGAAATTGCAAAAAAGCTTGTTGAAGAAAATGATGTACCTTGTGTATGTCATTATTCATAA